A single window of Excalfactoria chinensis isolate bCotChi1 chromosome 13, bCotChi1.hap2, whole genome shotgun sequence DNA harbors:
- the PCDH12 gene encoding protocadherin-12 yields MQRQSGEPTATCWAMGTLGGLLLLGRSALQLRALWWLLFLSADAQEVATITVQYRLFEEVPEGTVIGTLAEHFEHGESGEMGENFRLLQSPGMFPLHVESGDGELSTAGRVDREQLCRHSDPCWVSFDVLAAEQLALIHVEVQVLDINDHAPRFPTPELELEMSESASLQMHIPLDRALDADTGPNAHCSYVLSPSEHFALEVVSSSDGTKHAELVVVKEVDRELHSSFDLVLTAADHGEPPRSGTALIKVIVLDSNDNSPVFAESSLVVEVREDALPGTLLVTVTATDPDQGPNGEIEYSLSKHAPPEVLSTFGIDARMGSVILRCPLDYEETHTYELDVQARDLGANPIPAHCKVLVRVLDVNDNAPDVRVTWAARAPVLSEAVPKDSFVALVTASDPDSGNNGRVHCSLSPGNGHFRLKQTNSHSYLLMTNAVLDRELRAEYNLTLVARDQGERSLAVWKHLTICISDVNDNAPSFERTSYEHAVEENGDVPAFLLNVCATDPDLGFNGKVTYSIRDSAVLGLVSIDPTSGDITALRAFDHEQMSSLEFLVTAEDGGHPVLASNVTVRLEVLDQNDNVPVVTEPPLVGGMAKLSVLVSAETGCVWVTSGNGSATGTALANMSCSDTPLLFTIVARDGDSGRNGALRYDIVGGDGAGLVVLDPLSGQAFLNASNASGLAGTQRDLTIRISDGGDEPLHTQACVRLLFRRHGAFSKMSSGGLGWLSPPVVAAICLAALLGSCLLLLTLTLSLRKKEKKDGMAYNCREAEDARRQQQLKKPPRQIQKADIHLVPTPRGRPWGAEPQQPSVEGSPQPPPLLTPTLYRTLRNQRVSRDSDEEQGMFTLPIVQRQPCPSHRPRNSPTDVVGNLPPEEPPLSAPQPRPPQHILRSLVRLSLVALAEQSPNGEFAMESAPVQQISQLLSLLHQGQFQPKTNHRGNKYTAKNGSRVAGPDADCLSTKDSGHGESEAEDRDSESGFELSVQQLVGEELETLLEPQAELALKRLTADPAWVARLSLPPTGNYKDNVFSPGSLHSPQDEEVVGQEKPRTFETFGKGTGSDSNAAGTRLASTFLSEMSTLFEMILSQKVQAHNETGSGLLRQLSARGKSLGLDDSAPVL; encoded by the exons ATGCAGAGGCAGTCGGGTGAGCCCACGGCCACTTGCTGGGCAATGGGCACCCTCGGCGGGCTGCTGTTGCTGGGTCGCTCTGCTCTACAGCTCCGGGCTCTCTGGtggctcctcttcctctccGCTGATGCGCAGGAGGTGGCCACCATTACGGTGCAGTACCGGCTGTTTGAGGAGGTGCCGGAGGGCACCGTGATAGGGACGTTGGCTGAGCATTTTGAGCATGGTGAAAGCGGTGAAATGGGGGAAAACTTCCGTCTGCTGCAGAGTCCTGGGATGTTCCCTCTGCATGTGGAGAGTGGGGATGGCGAGCTGAGCACGGCTGGGCGCGTGGACAGGGAGCAGCTGTGTCGGCACAGCGATCCTTGCTGGGTGTCCTTTGATGTGctggctgctgagcagctggCCCTGATCCACGTGGAGGTCCAAGTGCTGGACATCAATGACCATGCGCCACGCTTTCCCACGcctgagctggagctggagatgTCAGAGAGTGCATCGCTGCAGATGCACATCCCGCTGGACCGAGCACTGGATGCTGACACTGGCCCCAACGCACACTGCTCCTATGTGCTGTCCCCCAGCGAGCACTTTGCACTGGAAGTTGTCTCCAGCTCTGATGGCACAAAGCACGCTGAGCTCGTTGTGGTTAAAGAAGTGGACCGAGAGCTGCACTCCTCCTTCGACCTGGTGCTGACGGCTGCCGACCATGGGGAGCCGCCTCGGTCAGGTACCGCTTTGATCAAAGTCATTGTCCTTGATTCTAATGACAACAGCCCCGTGTTTGCAGAGAGCTCACTGGTGGTCGAGGTTCGGGAGGATGCTCTGCCTGGGACACTGCTGGTGACGGTCACAGCCACCGATCCTGACCAGGGACCCAATGGGGAGATCGAGTACAGCCTCAGCAAGCATGCACCCCCAGAAGTGCTGAGCACCTTTGGTATCGATGCCCGCATGGGCAGCGTGATCCTGAGGTGCCCGTTGGACTACGAGGAGACCCACACCTATGAGCTGGATGTGCAGGCCAGGGACCTGGGTGccaaccccatcccagcacactGCAAGGTGCTGGTCCGGGTGCTGGATGTCAATGACAATGCTCCCGATGTCCGAGTCACCTGGGCAGCGCGGGCACCTGTGCTGTCTGAGGCTGTCCCCAAAGACAGCTTTGTGGCTCTGGTGACAGCCAGCGACCCTGACTCAGGGAACAATGGGCGCGTGCACTGCTCCCTGAGCCCAGGGAATGGGCACTTCAGGCTGAAGCAGACCAACAGCCACAGCTACCTGCTGATGACCAATGCTGTGCTGGACCGGGAGCTGCGTGCTGAGTACAACCTGACGCTGGTGGCGCGGGACCAGGGTGAGCGCTCCCTGGCAGTGTGGAAGCACCTCACCATCTGCATCAGTGACGTCAATGACAACGCTCCTTCCTTTGAGAGGACCTCCTACGAGCACGCCGTGGAGGAGAATGGCGACGTGCCGGCCTTCCTGCTCAATGTCTGCGCCACCGATCCTGACCTGGGCTTCAATGGGAAGGTCACATACAGCATCCGGGACTCCGCAGTGTTAGGCCTGGTCTCCATCGATCCCACCAGTGGGGACATCACTGCCCTCCGAGCTTTTGACCATGAGCAGATGAGCAGCCTGGAATTCCTCGTGACCGCAGAGGATGGCGGCCACCCCGTGCTGGCCTCCAACGTGACTGTTCGGCTGGAGGTACTTGACCAGAATGACAACGTGCCCGTGGTCACTGAGCCGCCGTTGGTGGGGGGCATGGCCAAGCTGTCCGTGCTGGTGAGTGCAGAGACGGGCTGTGTCTGGGTGACCTCTGGCAATGGGAGTGCCACGGGGACAGCGCTGGCCAACATGTCATGCTCTGACACTCCTCTGCTCTTCACCATAGTggccagggatggagactccgGCCGCAATGGGGCTCTGCGGTACGACATCGTGGGTGGGGATGGTGCTGGGCTCGTGGTGCTGGACCCACTCTCAGGACAGGCCTTCCTCAATGCCAGCAATGCCAGCGGGCTGGCTGGCACCCAGCGAGACCTGACCATCCGCATCAGTGATGGTGGGGATGAACCCCTGCACACCCAGGCCTGCGTGCGTTTGCTCTTCCGACGCCACGGAGCCTTCTCCAAAATGTCATCTGGGGGGCTGGGCTGGCTAAGCCCACCTGTGGTGGCTGCCATCTGCCTGGCTGCACTCCTGGGCAGCTGCCTGCTCCTTTTGACCCTCACCCTGTCCCTGCgcaagaaggagaagaaggacGGCATGGCTTACAACTGCAGAGAGGCAGAGGATGcccgcaggcagcagcagctgaagaagcCACCCCGGCAGATCCAGAAGGCTGACATCCACCTGGTGCCCACACCACGGGGCCGGCCCTGGGGGGCTGAGCCCCAACAGCCCAGCGTGGAGGGCTCCCCGCAGCCTCCCCCACTCCTCACCCCTACTCTCTACCGGACCCTGAGGAACCAGAGGGTCTCCAGGGACTCGGATGAGGAGCAGGGGATGTTCACCCTCCCCATCGTGCAGCGCCAGCCCTGCCCATCCCATAGGCCAAGAAACAGCCCCACGGACGTGGTGGGGAATCTACCACCTGAGGAGCCCCCGCTgtcagccccgcagccccggccGCCCCAGCACATCCTGCGCAGCCTGGTGAGGCTGTCACTGGTGGCcctggcagagcagagccccaATGGGGAATTCGCTATGGAGTCAGCCCCTGTGCAG CAAATCTCccagctgttgtctctgctgCACCAGGGCCAGTTCCAGCCCAAAACAAACCATAGGGGAAACAAGTACACGGCCAAGAACGGCAGCAG GGTAGCGGGGCCGGATGCTGACTGCCTGAGCACGAAGGACAGCGGGCACGGAGAGAGCGAGGCTGAGGACCGCGACTCCGAGAGTGGCTTCGAGCTGTCGgtgcagcagctggtgggagAGGAGCTGGAGACCCTGCTGGAGCCACAGGCAG AGCTGGCTCTCAAGAGGCTGACGGCTGACCCAGCATGGGTGGCAAGGCTCTCCCTGCCACCCACTGGCAATTACAAGGACAACGTCTTCTCCCCTGGCTCCCTGCACTCACCACAGGACGAGGAAGTTGTGGGGCAGGAGAAACCACGGACCTTTGAGACCTTTGGGAAAGGCACCGGGTCTGACTCAAACGCTGCTGGGACGAGACTGGCCAGCACCTTCCTCTCAGAAATGAGCACCCTCTTCGAAATGATCCTGTCCCAGAAGGTCCAAGCGCACAACGAAACAGGCTCGGGGCTTCTGCGGCAGCTGTCAGCACGTGGGAAGAGCCTTGGACTGGATGACAGTGCTCCTGTTCTGTAG
- the DELE1 gene encoding death ligand signal enhancer isoform X1, whose product MWRLLLGRGGPARCLLPPPRPAAAASSDSADSRGSARCCGAPGCQHGGARDGREREGRRQPLPGLVPRYSVLDAVTWGALAALLLQLVRQISWLRSLPDARREPRPPWLPPLPARHAAVPDASAGLPYAQLGSCLLRKAEVAPENSSSGIPLGPGESQLWAEEGEFPVPQCSSLRPVPHSTKENAAQGEHLEKAAFQLQQIFRVDISIAFNILGIESMRAGHYQIGYTCFKLAADRGYSKAQFNVGLCYEHGRGTEKDLEKAAFYYYRAASSCHPMAQYRYARCLLCHSPENEWHRLQKAVTFLEQAAVAGLTEAQAYLGVFYMRGLQPKEKRGLKYLLLAAENGDAQSRYHVGVCYEKGLGVQQNLAEAMRHYRQSAAAGNRNAQERLRVIEEEMEDVRRKYPFPFGMRTSSSSPCFWVAEHMPAGLHTFQPRQPALTLPHSWSADRLHMMTLSSTEWRHALGNRASPLELQGLEPHHCGY is encoded by the exons ATGTGGCGGCTGTTGCTGGGCCGCGGCGGCCCGGCGCGCTGTTTGCTGCCTCCCCCtcgccccgcggccgccgcctcctccgACTCTGCCGACAGCCGCGGCTCCGCGCG GTGCTGCGGTGCGCCCGGCTGTCAACACGGCGGGGCCCGCGATGGCCGCGAGCGTGAGGGACGGCGACAGCCGCTGCCCGGCCTGGTGCCGCGCTACTCCGTGCTGGACGCGGTCACCTGG GGGGCACTGGCCGcgctcctgctgcagctggtcAGGCAGATCTCGTGGCTGCGATCGTTGCCGGATGCCAGGAGGGAGCCCAGGCCTCCCTGGTTGCCCCCGCTGCCCGCACGGCACGCAG cagtgcctGATGCCTCAGCCGGCCTTCCCTATGCCCAGCTGGGGTCCTGCCTCCTGCGGAAAGCAGAGGTTGCACCAGAGAATTCATCCTCGGGCATCCCGTTAGGGCCAGGAGAGAGCCAGCTCTGGGCAGAAGAAG GGGAGTTCCCAGTCCCTCAGTGCTCCAGCCTGAGGCCAGTTCCACACAGTACAAAG GAAAATGCAGCTCAAGGAGAGCATCTggagaaagctgcttttcagttgCAGCAGATTTTCCGGGTTGATATTTCCATTGCATTCAATATCCTTG GGATTGAAAGTATGAGAGCTGGCCATTACCAGATAGGCTATACCTGCTTCAAACTGGCAGCAGATCGAGGCTACAGCAAAGCCCAGTTCAATGTGGGTCTGTGTTATGAGCACGGCAGAGGCACAGAAAAAGACTTGGAAAAG GCAGCTTTTTATTACTACcgtgcagccagcagctgtcaCCCCATGGCACAGTACCGCTACGCTAGATGCCTCTTATGTCACAGTCCTGAAAATGAATGGCACAGGCTTCAGAAGGCAGTGACTTTCCTGGAGCAAGCAGCAGTGGCTGGACTTACAGAG GCACAGGCTTATCTCGGAGTGTTCTACATGAGGGGGCTACAACCTAAGGAAAAGAGAGGTCTCAAGTACCTATTGCTGGCAGCAGAGAATGGC GATGCCCAAAGCAGATACCACGTGGGCGTTTGCTATGAGAAGGGCCTTGGAGTGCAGCAGAACCTGGCAGAAGCGATGAGACACTATCGACAGTCAGCTGCTGCGGGGAACAGGAATGCTCAGGAGAGGCTGCGAGTGATAGAAGAGGAGATGGAAG ATGTGCGAAGAAAGTACCCGTTCCCTTTTGGAATGAGAACCTCTTCCTCCAGCCCCTGTTTCTGGGTCGCCGAGCACATGCCTGCAGGTCTCCATACCTTCCAGCCAAGACAACCTGCCCTCACCCTGCCCCACTCCTGGAGTGCAGACAGACTCCACATGATGacactcagcagcacagaatggAGACATGCCCTAGGAAACAGGGCGAGTCCACTGGAGCTGCAGGGTTTGGAGCCCCACCACTGTGGTTACTAG
- the DELE1 gene encoding death ligand signal enhancer isoform X2, with protein sequence MWRLLLGRGGPARCLLPPPRPAAAASSDSADSRGSARCCGAPGCQHGGARDGREREGRRQPLPGLVPRYSVLDAVTWGALAALLLQLVRQISWLRSLPDARREPRPPWLPPLPARHAVPDASAGLPYAQLGSCLLRKAEVAPENSSSGIPLGPGESQLWAEEGEFPVPQCSSLRPVPHSTKENAAQGEHLEKAAFQLQQIFRVDISIAFNILGIESMRAGHYQIGYTCFKLAADRGYSKAQFNVGLCYEHGRGTEKDLEKAAFYYYRAASSCHPMAQYRYARCLLCHSPENEWHRLQKAVTFLEQAAVAGLTEAQAYLGVFYMRGLQPKEKRGLKYLLLAAENGDAQSRYHVGVCYEKGLGVQQNLAEAMRHYRQSAAAGNRNAQERLRVIEEEMEDVRRKYPFPFGMRTSSSSPCFWVAEHMPAGLHTFQPRQPALTLPHSWSADRLHMMTLSSTEWRHALGNRASPLELQGLEPHHCGY encoded by the exons ATGTGGCGGCTGTTGCTGGGCCGCGGCGGCCCGGCGCGCTGTTTGCTGCCTCCCCCtcgccccgcggccgccgcctcctccgACTCTGCCGACAGCCGCGGCTCCGCGCG GTGCTGCGGTGCGCCCGGCTGTCAACACGGCGGGGCCCGCGATGGCCGCGAGCGTGAGGGACGGCGACAGCCGCTGCCCGGCCTGGTGCCGCGCTACTCCGTGCTGGACGCGGTCACCTGG GGGGCACTGGCCGcgctcctgctgcagctggtcAGGCAGATCTCGTGGCTGCGATCGTTGCCGGATGCCAGGAGGGAGCCCAGGCCTCCCTGGTTGCCCCCGCTGCCCGCACGGCACGCAG tgcctGATGCCTCAGCCGGCCTTCCCTATGCCCAGCTGGGGTCCTGCCTCCTGCGGAAAGCAGAGGTTGCACCAGAGAATTCATCCTCGGGCATCCCGTTAGGGCCAGGAGAGAGCCAGCTCTGGGCAGAAGAAG GGGAGTTCCCAGTCCCTCAGTGCTCCAGCCTGAGGCCAGTTCCACACAGTACAAAG GAAAATGCAGCTCAAGGAGAGCATCTggagaaagctgcttttcagttgCAGCAGATTTTCCGGGTTGATATTTCCATTGCATTCAATATCCTTG GGATTGAAAGTATGAGAGCTGGCCATTACCAGATAGGCTATACCTGCTTCAAACTGGCAGCAGATCGAGGCTACAGCAAAGCCCAGTTCAATGTGGGTCTGTGTTATGAGCACGGCAGAGGCACAGAAAAAGACTTGGAAAAG GCAGCTTTTTATTACTACcgtgcagccagcagctgtcaCCCCATGGCACAGTACCGCTACGCTAGATGCCTCTTATGTCACAGTCCTGAAAATGAATGGCACAGGCTTCAGAAGGCAGTGACTTTCCTGGAGCAAGCAGCAGTGGCTGGACTTACAGAG GCACAGGCTTATCTCGGAGTGTTCTACATGAGGGGGCTACAACCTAAGGAAAAGAGAGGTCTCAAGTACCTATTGCTGGCAGCAGAGAATGGC GATGCCCAAAGCAGATACCACGTGGGCGTTTGCTATGAGAAGGGCCTTGGAGTGCAGCAGAACCTGGCAGAAGCGATGAGACACTATCGACAGTCAGCTGCTGCGGGGAACAGGAATGCTCAGGAGAGGCTGCGAGTGATAGAAGAGGAGATGGAAG ATGTGCGAAGAAAGTACCCGTTCCCTTTTGGAATGAGAACCTCTTCCTCCAGCCCCTGTTTCTGGGTCGCCGAGCACATGCCTGCAGGTCTCCATACCTTCCAGCCAAGACAACCTGCCCTCACCCTGCCCCACTCCTGGAGTGCAGACAGACTCCACATGATGacactcagcagcacagaatggAGACATGCCCTAGGAAACAGGGCGAGTCCACTGGAGCTGCAGGGTTTGGAGCCCCACCACTGTGGTTACTAG